From one Streptococcus pneumoniae genomic stretch:
- the ftsL gene encoding cell division protein FtsL translates to MSDRRNSRAFQARIQQFSRTEKFFYGSIILTALVVAVSIVFMQTRLLQVQRDLTEVNAEINVKQTELDDAKQEVNELSRMERLSKLADSKEMSRTNAHIKTVE, encoded by the coding sequence ATGTCAGATAGAAGAAATAGTCGTGCCTTTCAAGCACGAATCCAGCAATTTTCTAGGACAGAGAAATTTTTCTACGGATCCATTATCCTAACAGCCCTTGTTGTGGCCGTTTCGATTGTTTTTATGCAGACAAGATTGTTGCAAGTGCAACGTGATTTGACTGAGGTCAATGCAGAAATCAATGTCAAGCAGACAGAGCTAGATGATGCCAAGCAAGAAGTCAATGAATTGAGCCGGATGGAGCGCTTGTCAAAATTGGCAGATTCAAAAGAAATGTCACGAACCAATGCACATATTAAAACGGTGGAATAA